The Faecalibacter sp. LW9 genome has a segment encoding these proteins:
- a CDS encoding four helix bundle protein, translated as MKDFKKYEIWQLSHQFTLKIYTISNSFPKDETYSFTSQIRRSSMSIPTNIAVGCGRNSDKEFNQFLNIALGSASETEYLILLAKDLKYIDDSNYEILTQEINLIKSKIYTLKNKLNLQ; from the coding sequence ATGAAAGATTTTAAAAAATATGAGATTTGGCAATTAAGTCATCAATTCACTTTGAAGATTTATACCATTTCTAATTCTTTTCCTAAAGACGAGACTTATTCATTCACAAGTCAAATCAGAAGATCTTCGATGTCTATTCCAACAAATATTGCGGTAGGATGTGGGAGAAATAGTGATAAAGAATTTAATCAATTTCTTAATATAGCTTTAGGTTCAGCTTCAGAAACCGAATATTTAATTTTATTAGCGAAAGATCTGAAATACATTGATGATTCTAATTATGAGATTCTAACGCAAGAAATTAATTTAATTAAAAGCAAAATTTATACTTTAAAAAATAAATTAAACCTGCAGTAA
- a CDS encoding co-chaperone GroES, with translation MSELNIKPLADRVVIEPAPAETKTASGIIIPDSAKEKPQEGIVVAIGNGKKDEPMTVAIGDKVLYGKYSGTELKLEGKDYLIMREADILAII, from the coding sequence ATGTCAGAATTAAACATTAAACCATTAGCAGACCGAGTTGTGATTGAACCAGCTCCTGCAGAAACTAAAACAGCATCAGGAATTATTATCCCAGATTCAGCGAAAGAAAAGCCACAAGAAGGAATCGTTGTTGCAATTGGTAATGGTAAAAAAGACGAGCCAATGACTGTTGCAATCGGTGACAAAGTGCTTTATGGTAAATATTCTGGTACAGAATTAAAATTAGAGGGTAAAGATTACTTAATCATGCGTGAAGCTGATATTTTAGCAATCATCTAA
- a CDS encoding zinc-dependent metalloprotease: protein MKSKFIILSLLLSSSTIFAQKNYWKEIRNNNFKASNLIERTSVPKQHKTFNLDFEGLTNELNAISNRGVNTTQLVNIPNGEGKMIKYEVQESSVMTPGLQERYNTIKSYAGKSLDGKSTIRFSISPYHGLSAMIHQEDQISYIDAYTQDLNTYITYNRKSVDNTHDFICETDDIHQEHLINQVPTEVENNRIVIDGKMRKYRLALASTIEYSRYHINRAGLSNGTEEEKKAAVLSAMNVAMTRVNGIYEKEFGVTMEMVENNDEVIFITTDEYTNYSGAAMLGENQVVLDRVIGSANYDIGHVFSTGGGGVAYLRSPCGSSKAGGVTGLGAPINDVFYIDFVAHEMGHQFGATHTFNNSCSGNRSSATAVEPGSGSTIMAYAGICAPNVQNNSDPYFSVVSVNNIYSFITSQAGRCSVDTENGNNEPEIILDKLSYHIPHSTAFKLEATAVDPDGDVITYNWEQTDNQTATQPPVSTNTGGPTFRSLTPKSDGVRYFPNFQNILANKLTATTNPSPFNWEVLPAVARRLNFALLVRDNNPIGGQTARKNVVVNVKEVGPFQLTSQETAETWTAGEEKTITWDVAGTDANGINTDNVKISLSLDGGQTWEYNLVESTPNNGTYEFTVPYGIGNTTNARLMIQPIDNIYLAVNKVNFTIDSPLAVGDLDKLEAVTISPNPTSGEVNIELNKNFTNVIVYVNDMTGKQVSNYNSTKQNVKSHHLNLSHLPNGVYIVTVKADGEQFSKKLIIKK, encoded by the coding sequence ATGAAATCAAAATTTATTATCTTATCACTACTCCTTAGTAGTAGTACCATTTTTGCTCAAAAGAATTATTGGAAAGAAATCCGAAACAATAATTTCAAAGCTTCTAATTTAATTGAACGTACTTCAGTTCCAAAACAACATAAAACTTTTAATTTAGACTTTGAAGGATTAACAAACGAGTTAAATGCGATTTCTAATCGAGGTGTAAATACTACGCAGTTGGTAAACATTCCAAATGGAGAAGGGAAAATGATTAAATATGAAGTTCAAGAATCTTCAGTGATGACCCCAGGTTTACAAGAGCGATACAATACCATTAAATCCTATGCAGGTAAGTCTTTAGACGGGAAATCAACGATCCGTTTTAGTATTTCTCCATACCATGGATTAAGTGCTATGATTCATCAAGAAGATCAAATTTCTTACATTGATGCCTACACTCAAGATTTAAATACGTATATCACTTATAATAGAAAAAGTGTAGACAATACACATGATTTTATCTGTGAAACAGATGATATTCATCAAGAACATTTAATCAATCAAGTACCTACAGAAGTTGAGAACAATCGAATAGTGATTGATGGTAAAATGAGAAAATATCGTTTAGCATTAGCTTCAACTATCGAATATTCTCGATACCATATCAATAGAGCAGGATTAAGTAATGGTACAGAAGAAGAGAAAAAAGCCGCTGTATTATCTGCTATGAATGTTGCAATGACTCGTGTAAATGGGATTTATGAAAAAGAGTTCGGAGTAACAATGGAAATGGTTGAAAATAATGACGAAGTGATTTTCATTACGACAGACGAATATACAAACTATAGTGGCGCGGCCATGTTAGGTGAAAACCAAGTTGTATTAGACCGTGTGATCGGATCAGCCAATTACGATATTGGACATGTTTTCTCTACAGGTGGTGGTGGAGTTGCATATTTAAGAAGTCCTTGTGGAAGCAGTAAAGCTGGTGGGGTTACAGGATTAGGTGCACCAATTAACGATGTATTTTATATTGATTTCGTCGCTCATGAAATGGGACATCAATTTGGAGCTACACATACATTTAACAATTCATGTTCTGGTAATAGATCTTCTGCAACAGCTGTAGAACCAGGAAGTGGAAGTACTATTATGGCTTACGCCGGAATTTGTGCACCAAACGTACAAAACAACAGTGATCCTTATTTTTCAGTTGTAAGTGTTAATAATATTTATTCTTTCATTACTTCACAAGCGGGAAGATGCTCGGTTGATACTGAAAATGGAAATAATGAACCTGAAATTATATTAGACAAACTTTCTTATCACATTCCTCATTCAACAGCCTTCAAATTAGAAGCAACTGCAGTAGATCCAGATGGGGATGTAATTACATATAATTGGGAACAAACAGATAATCAAACTGCAACACAGCCGCCAGTTTCTACGAATACAGGTGGACCTACTTTCCGTTCTTTAACTCCAAAATCGGATGGTGTTCGTTATTTCCCTAATTTCCAAAATATCTTAGCGAATAAATTAACTGCTACAACTAACCCTTCACCATTCAATTGGGAAGTTTTACCAGCTGTCGCTCGTCGATTAAATTTCGCTCTTTTAGTACGTGATAATAACCCAATCGGTGGTCAAACAGCACGTAAAAATGTTGTGGTTAACGTTAAAGAAGTTGGACCTTTCCAATTAACTTCACAAGAAACGGCAGAAACTTGGACTGCTGGTGAAGAGAAAACAATTACATGGGATGTTGCTGGAACAGATGCCAATGGAATTAATACAGATAATGTGAAAATTTCATTATCATTAGATGGTGGTCAAACATGGGAATATAATTTAGTAGAATCTACACCTAATAATGGTACATATGAATTCACAGTACCTTATGGAATTGGAAATACGACAAATGCTCGTTTAATGATTCAACCAATTGATAACATCTATTTAGCAGTAAATAAGGTTAACTTTACAATTGATAGCCCATTAGCTGTTGGTGATTTAGATAAATTAGAGGCTGTAACAATTTCTCCTAATCCAACAAGTGGAGAAGTTAATATCGAGTTAAACAAAAACTTCACAAATGTTATTGTTTACGTAAATGATATGACAGGAAAACAAGTTTCGAATTATAACTCAACGAAACAAAATGTAAAATCTCATCACTTAAACTTATCACATTTACCAAATGGGGTTTATATCGTTACAGTAAAAGCAGATGGTGAACAATTTTCTAAAAAATTAATTATTAAGAAATAA
- the secG gene encoding preprotein translocase subunit SecG yields the protein MGTFQFFMVVIMILCVLLTLVILSQNPKGGGLSSSFGGSGGSQMFGVQRTNNFLDRTTWGLFAVVILLVIGANILQENPNAIKIKPQPKTEIPTGNTAVPTGNTTSPSAPAQEATK from the coding sequence ATGGGAACATTTCAATTTTTCATGGTTGTTATCATGATTTTATGTGTTTTATTAACGTTAGTTATTTTATCACAAAACCCTAAAGGTGGCGGATTATCATCAAGCTTTGGTGGTAGTGGTGGAAGCCAGATGTTTGGAGTTCAACGTACAAATAATTTCTTAGACCGTACAACATGGGGATTATTTGCAGTAGTAATTTTATTAGTTATTGGAGCAAATATTTTACAAGAGAACCCAAATGCAATCAAAATTAAACCTCAGCCAAAAACTGAAATTCCTACAGGAAATACTGCTGTACCTACAGGAAATACAACATCCCCTTCAGCACCAGCGCAAGAAGCTACAAAATAA
- a CDS encoding LptE family protein produces MRYITYIIVSIFTIFTLSGCGSMSGNYSLSGSSILPEWKTIYISPFPNNAPLINPSLSQELNLTLQDAFRNRTKLNLTGTEDADLVIEGEITGYDVVPMSIQGNDIAAENRLTINVRVRYINNVDETKSFDRTFTAYENFDGTLMLSDVESSIVPNIIDIIRDQVFAAVAMDW; encoded by the coding sequence ATGCGTTATATTACCTATATCATCGTTTCGATTTTCACCATTTTCACCCTTTCAGGTTGTGGATCGATGTCCGGAAATTATAGTTTGTCGGGTTCATCGATTTTACCCGAATGGAAAACCATTTATATTTCACCATTCCCAAATAACGCACCTTTAATTAATCCATCGTTAAGTCAAGAATTGAATTTAACGTTACAAGATGCCTTTCGAAACCGTACAAAATTAAATTTAACAGGAACGGAAGATGCCGACTTGGTTATTGAAGGTGAAATTACAGGATATGATGTAGTACCTATGTCGATTCAAGGAAATGATATTGCTGCAGAAAACCGTTTAACGATAAATGTTCGTGTTCGTTACATTAACAATGTAGATGAAACAAAAAGTTTCGATCGTACATTTACTGCTTATGAAAACTTTGATGGAACGTTAATGTTATCGGATGTAGAATCATCTATTGTTCCGAATATTATTGATATTATTCGTGATCAAGTTTTTGCAGCTGTTGCAATGGATTGGTAA
- a CDS encoding sigma-54 interaction domain-containing protein: MDSLQTIKQRFGIIGNNINLNRALEKAIQVAPTDISVLVIGESGVGKEFIPKIIHNQSHRKHNAYIAVNCGAIPEGTIDSELFGHEKGAFTGATQTRKGYFEVADGGTIFLDEVGELPLSTQVRLLRILESGEFMKVGSSDVQKTNVRVVAATNVKLKEAVEKGKFREDLYYRLNTVQVDLPPLRERKEDINLLFRKFASDFASKYRMPHIELSPEAANYIANYPWPGNIRQLRNFAEQVSVVEKDRVISIEKIMQLLPLNNMMPTVTKSSEGGKSDFMERELLFKVLLDMKKDLNDLRALTLDLIKNKDVNEFNGNTQELIQRVYREDATDDATTLPSVNIFRPETAPQNFAQPAYDYSDDIYDVSPIEEPESLSLQDNEKEMIKLALEKHRGKRKLAADELGISERTLYRKIKQYHL; encoded by the coding sequence ATGGATTCTTTACAAACCATTAAACAACGATTTGGAATAATAGGAAATAACATCAACTTGAATCGCGCTTTAGAAAAGGCGATTCAGGTTGCTCCTACCGATATATCTGTGTTAGTTATTGGAGAAAGTGGTGTTGGAAAAGAATTTATTCCAAAAATCATTCACAACCAATCACACCGTAAACACAATGCTTACATTGCAGTCAACTGTGGTGCTATCCCAGAGGGGACGATCGATTCGGAATTATTCGGACACGAAAAAGGTGCTTTTACCGGAGCTACACAAACGCGTAAAGGCTATTTTGAAGTGGCAGATGGAGGAACCATTTTCTTAGACGAAGTTGGAGAACTCCCATTATCCACACAAGTCCGTTTATTACGTATTTTAGAATCAGGAGAATTCATGAAAGTTGGTTCTTCCGATGTTCAAAAAACAAATGTTCGTGTCGTTGCTGCAACCAATGTAAAATTAAAAGAAGCAGTAGAAAAAGGAAAATTCCGTGAGGATTTATACTACCGTTTAAATACGGTACAAGTTGATTTACCTCCTTTACGTGAACGAAAGGAAGATATCAATTTGTTATTTAGAAAATTCGCCTCGGATTTTGCTTCTAAATACAGAATGCCACACATCGAACTTTCGCCAGAGGCTGCAAATTACATTGCCAATTATCCTTGGCCAGGAAATATTCGTCAGTTAAGAAACTTTGCTGAACAAGTATCTGTGGTAGAGAAAGACCGTGTGATTTCAATTGAAAAAATCATGCAATTACTTCCTTTAAATAATATGATGCCTACGGTAACCAAATCTTCTGAAGGGGGCAAATCTGATTTTATGGAACGTGAATTATTGTTCAAAGTTCTTTTGGATATGAAAAAAGATTTGAATGATTTACGTGCCTTGACATTGGATTTGATCAAAAATAAAGATGTTAATGAATTTAACGGGAATACACAAGAACTAATTCAACGTGTTTACCGTGAAGATGCAACGGATGATGCCACAACATTACCAAGTGTAAATATCTTCCGACCAGAAACAGCACCTCAAAATTTTGCTCAGCCCGCTTACGATTATTCGGATGATATTTATGATGTAAGTCCAATTGAAGAACCAGAATCGCTTTCATTACAAGATAATGAGAAAGAAATGATTAAATTGGCATTAGAAAAGCATCGTGGAAAAAGAAAATTAGCTGCAGACGAACTAGGCATTTCTGAACGTACATTGTACCGAAAAATTAAACAATATCATTTATAA
- the miaB gene encoding tRNA (N6-isopentenyl adenosine(37)-C2)-methylthiotransferase MiaB produces MHTEEKHIDEARQGEALLTLPTGNATKKLFLESYGCQMNFSDSEIVASILSQEGYQTTQKVDEADLILLNTCSIREKAEQTVRKRLGTLNAIKKQRPSMKIGVLGCMAERLKHKFLEEEHLVDIVVGPDAYRDLPNLLNEVEDGRDAINVQLSKEETYAEISPVRLGGNGVTAFVTITRGCDNMCTFCVVPFTRGRERSRDPHSILNECRELAEAGYKEITLLGQNVDSYLWYGGGPKKEFKNASEIQKATAVDFGQLLDMVATQFPGIRIRFSTSNPQDMHDNVLEMMAKHKNICKYIHLPVQSGSTTVLERMNRQHTREEYFELIDKIRRIVPDCALSHDMIAGFCGETEEEHQDTLSLMEYVQYDFGYMFAYSERPGTPAHKKMPDDVAPEDKKRRLQEIIELQQKHSAIRMNSYVGKVHEVLIEGNSKRDENFWYGRNSQNAVLVFPKVEGTKVGDFVNVKANSCTTATLIGEMIVE; encoded by the coding sequence ATGCATACAGAAGAAAAACATATAGACGAAGCAAGACAAGGGGAAGCATTATTGACTTTACCAACGGGAAATGCAACGAAGAAATTATTCTTAGAATCATACGGTTGCCAGATGAATTTCTCGGACAGTGAAATCGTAGCTTCTATTTTAAGTCAAGAAGGTTATCAAACCACTCAAAAGGTAGATGAAGCCGATTTAATTTTATTAAACACTTGTTCGATTCGTGAAAAAGCTGAACAAACTGTACGTAAACGTTTAGGAACTCTAAATGCCATTAAAAAACAACGTCCATCAATGAAAATTGGTGTATTAGGTTGTATGGCTGAACGTTTAAAACATAAATTCTTAGAAGAAGAACATTTAGTTGATATTGTTGTTGGTCCAGACGCTTACCGTGATTTACCGAATTTATTAAACGAAGTAGAAGACGGTCGTGATGCCATCAACGTCCAATTATCGAAAGAAGAAACATATGCTGAAATTTCTCCTGTTCGTTTAGGAGGTAATGGTGTAACAGCATTCGTAACGATTACGCGTGGATGTGATAACATGTGCACATTCTGTGTAGTTCCTTTTACACGTGGACGTGAACGTTCTCGTGACCCACATTCTATTTTAAACGAGTGTAGAGAATTAGCAGAAGCAGGATACAAAGAAATTACGTTATTAGGTCAAAACGTCGATTCGTACTTATGGTATGGTGGAGGACCAAAAAAAGAATTTAAAAATGCGTCTGAAATTCAAAAAGCAACTGCTGTCGATTTCGGTCAATTATTAGATATGGTAGCGACACAATTCCCAGGAATTCGTATTCGTTTCTCAACTTCTAATCCTCAAGACATGCATGATAATGTATTAGAGATGATGGCAAAACACAAAAATATCTGTAAATACATTCACTTACCAGTTCAATCAGGTTCTACAACTGTTTTAGAGCGTATGAACCGTCAGCACACACGTGAAGAATACTTTGAATTAATCGATAAAATTCGTCGTATTGTTCCAGATTGTGCCTTATCTCACGATATGATTGCTGGATTCTGTGGAGAAACTGAAGAAGAACACCAAGACACATTATCATTAATGGAATATGTGCAATACGATTTTGGATACATGTTCGCATACTCTGAGCGTCCAGGGACTCCTGCACACAAAAAAATGCCAGATGATGTAGCTCCAGAAGATAAAAAACGTCGTTTGCAAGAAATTATCGAATTACAACAAAAACATTCTGCCATTCGTATGAATTCTTACGTGGGAAAAGTTCATGAAGTTTTAATTGAAGGTAATTCAAAACGTGATGAAAATTTCTGGTACGGACGTAACTCACAAAATGCTGTTTTAGTTTTCCCTAAAGTTGAAGGAACTAAAGTAGGAGATTTTGTAAATGTAAAAGCAAATTCTTGTACAACAGCTACGTTAATTGGTGAAATGATCGTTGAGTAA
- the topA gene encoding type I DNA topoisomerase, translating to MSKNLVIVESPAKAKTIQGFLGKDFIVESSFGHVVDLPKKGMGIEIENDYKPLYEVTPDKKDVVNKLKKLSDKAETIWLASDEDREGEAISWHLYNVLGLDKKDSKRIVFNEITKKAIQRAVENPRQIDVNLVDAQQARRVLDRLVGFEMSPILWKKVKPGLSAGRVQSVSVRLIVEREKEIQNFNPTSSYRFTALFSTAESKQLKAVLTKEFETLEEAEAFLNTCIQAEFKVKDLQKKPAKRTPSAPFTTSTLQQEASRKLGFSVSRTMRFAQQLYEQGHITYMRTDSVNLSDDALTAVRTEIESAYGNKYVEIRKYANKNTSAQEAHEAIRPTHFENHTINVTDDSMRKLYELIWKRTVASQMANAELERTIIDIENQKNDYIFQSKGEVIVFDGFLKVYQESHDDEDADDDKVLLPKVTVGEVLNTNSIQGIERYSKAPARYTEASLVKKLEELGIGRPSTYAPTISTIQNRGYVEVGELEGKQRQYHTLQLVNDSVEVNKATETYGADRRKLMPTDIGIVVNDFLVDYFKNVMNYDFTARVEQSFDNIAEGKVEWTTMIDEFYQKFHSIVVDVQENAERASGERDLGVDPTSGKAVHARIGRYGPMIQIGDADDEDKRFASLQKNQSIHNISLEEALKLFELPKTLGEYKGFVVEVNNGRFGPYVKFDDKYISVPKDIDPLDLSFENAVQLIEEKLEADAPIAQYEGHDVTKGKGRFGPFIKWNEWFINVPKKYDFDHLSQADIIELIEDKKRKESERVVREWSEQEIRLEKARWGRYNLIHGKIKVEMSKETNPEALTLADVEKIIADHTPVKKAAAKKTATKKTTTAKKTTKKK from the coding sequence ATGTCAAAAAATCTCGTAATAGTTGAGTCCCCAGCAAAAGCCAAAACCATCCAAGGTTTTTTAGGTAAGGATTTCATTGTGGAGTCTAGTTTCGGACACGTAGTAGATCTACCTAAGAAGGGAATGGGTATTGAGATTGAAAACGATTACAAGCCTCTTTATGAGGTGACGCCTGATAAAAAGGATGTCGTGAATAAATTAAAAAAATTGTCTGATAAAGCGGAGACAATTTGGTTGGCATCCGATGAGGACCGCGAGGGAGAAGCGATTTCTTGGCATTTATATAATGTGTTAGGATTAGATAAAAAAGACTCTAAACGTATTGTCTTTAATGAGATTACAAAAAAAGCAATTCAGCGTGCTGTTGAAAATCCACGTCAAATTGATGTGAATTTAGTTGATGCACAACAAGCTCGTCGTGTATTGGATCGTTTAGTTGGTTTTGAAATGTCTCCAATACTTTGGAAAAAAGTAAAACCAGGTTTGTCGGCAGGTCGTGTACAATCAGTATCTGTACGATTAATTGTAGAACGTGAAAAAGAAATTCAAAATTTTAATCCCACATCATCTTATCGATTTACAGCTTTATTTTCTACAGCCGAAAGTAAGCAATTAAAGGCTGTTCTTACCAAAGAATTCGAAACGCTTGAGGAAGCTGAAGCGTTTTTAAATACATGTATCCAAGCAGAGTTTAAAGTAAAAGATTTACAAAAGAAACCTGCTAAACGTACACCATCTGCTCCGTTTACAACTTCTACATTACAACAAGAAGCATCTCGTAAATTAGGATTTTCAGTATCTCGTACGATGCGTTTTGCTCAACAATTATATGAGCAAGGGCATATTACGTATATGAGAACAGATAGTGTGAATCTGTCCGATGATGCCTTAACAGCTGTTCGTACAGAAATTGAATCAGCATATGGAAATAAATATGTTGAAATTAGAAAATACGCAAACAAAAATACTTCTGCTCAAGAAGCGCACGAAGCCATTCGTCCAACACATTTCGAAAATCATACGATTAATGTTACCGATGATTCGATGCGAAAATTATATGAACTAATTTGGAAGCGAACAGTAGCTTCTCAAATGGCAAATGCCGAATTAGAACGTACAATTATCGATATCGAAAATCAAAAAAATGACTATATTTTCCAATCGAAAGGAGAGGTAATTGTTTTTGATGGATTCTTAAAAGTATATCAAGAATCACACGATGATGAAGATGCAGATGATGATAAAGTTTTATTACCAAAAGTAACGGTTGGTGAAGTGTTAAACACCAATTCAATTCAAGGAATTGAGCGTTATTCTAAAGCACCGGCACGTTATACTGAGGCATCATTAGTGAAAAAATTAGAGGAATTAGGAATTGGACGTCCTTCGACGTATGCGCCTACTATTTCTACCATCCAAAATCGTGGATATGTTGAAGTAGGAGAGTTAGAAGGAAAACAAAGACAATATCATACTTTACAATTGGTAAATGATTCTGTAGAAGTAAATAAAGCCACAGAAACATATGGAGCAGACCGTCGTAAATTAATGCCAACAGATATTGGAATTGTAGTAAACGATTTCTTAGTGGATTACTTTAAAAATGTAATGAACTATGATTTTACTGCACGTGTTGAACAAAGTTTCGATAATATAGCAGAAGGTAAAGTGGAATGGACAACGATGATTGATGAGTTTTATCAAAAATTTCATTCGATTGTTGTTGATGTTCAAGAGAATGCCGAACGTGCTTCAGGTGAACGCGATTTAGGCGTTGATCCAACATCAGGAAAAGCAGTACATGCTCGTATTGGACGCTATGGACCAATGATTCAGATTGGTGATGCAGATGATGAGGATAAACGATTTGCAAGTTTGCAAAAAAATCAATCGATTCATAACATTTCATTAGAAGAAGCTTTAAAATTATTTGAATTACCAAAAACATTAGGAGAATATAAAGGTTTTGTTGTAGAAGTAAACAATGGTCGTTTTGGTCCATATGTGAAATTTGATGACAAATATATTTCTGTCCCAAAAGATATTGATCCTTTAGATTTATCCTTTGAAAATGCAGTTCAACTAATTGAAGAGAAATTAGAAGCTGATGCACCTATTGCCCAATATGAAGGTCATGATGTAACGAAAGGTAAAGGGCGTTTCGGTCCATTTATTAAATGGAATGAATGGTTTATCAATGTACCGAAAAAATACGATTTCGATCATTTGTCACAAGCAGATATTATCGAATTAATTGAAGATAAAAAACGCAAAGAGTCAGAACGTGTTGTACGTGAATGGTCTGAGCAAGAAATACGTTTAGAAAAAGCTCGTTGGGGACGTTATAATTTAATTCATGGAAAAATTAAAGTGGAAATGTCTAAAGAAACAAATCCAGAAGCTTTAACGTTAGCCGATGTAGAGAAAATTATTGCGGATCATACGCCAGTTAAAAAAGCGGCAGCCAAAAAAACAGCGACTAAAAAAACGACTACAGCTAAAAAAACAACGAAGAAAAAATAA